The genomic interval GGGTACTCAAGGCCAATGGCTGGGAGCAGTTCTTCGACATCACCCGTGCTGCCGACGAAACCCGTGGCAAGCCGCACCCGCTGATGCTCGAGGAAATCCTCGGCCATTGCGGCGTCGAACCGGCGCGTGCGCTGATGGTCGGAGATTCGGCATTCGACCTGCAGATGGCCAGCAATGCCGGGATGCATTCGGTGGCGGTGGGCTATGGTGCCATGCCGCTGCAGGCGCTGGCCGAGTTTGGTCCGCAGGTGTGCATCGATCATTTTTCCCAGCTGCGCGAGTGGCTGGGTGGTTCCGCAATTCCACTTCCAAGGTAGGTAAGCATGGCAGACGAATGGAAAGCCCCCGAGGCCGAACCCGAGGAGCGCGAAGGGCGCAAGAGCTGGCAGCTGCTGGAAAAGACCTTGCTGGCCAGTGTGCAGGAGCAGCGCCGGGCGCGGCGCTGGGGGATCTTCTTCAAGCTGCTGACTTTCATCTACCTGTTCGGCTTCCTGGCGTTGTTCACGCCGCTGATGGATTTCGACAAGGCGGCATCGCGCAGTGCCAGCCATACCGCGCTGGTCGAGGTGCGCGGGGTGATTGCCGATCAGGAGGCCGCCAGCGCGGACAATATCGTCAAGAGCCTGCGCGAGGCGTTCAAGGACAGCAAGACCAAGGCGGTGGTAATGCGCATCAACAGCCCGGGTGGCAGTCCGGTGCAGGCGGGTTACGTGTACGACGAAATCCGCCGCCTGCGTGCTGAATACCCGGCTATCAAGCTGTATGCAGTCATCGCCGATCTCGGCGCTTCTGGTGCCTATTACATTGCCAGTGCGGCGGACGAAATCTACGCCGATAAAGCCAGCCTGGTGGGCTCCATTGGTGTGACGGCGGCCGGTTACGGTTTTGTTGGCACCATGGAAAAGCTGGGCGTGGAGCGGCGCGCCTACACCTCGGGTGAGCACAAGGCCTTCCTTGATCCGTTCTCGCCTGAAAAGCCCGAAGAAACCCGGTTCTGGCAGGGTGTGCTGGATACCACGCACCAGCAGTTCATTGCCATGGTCAAGCAGGGACGTGGCGAACGCTTGAAGGACAAGGAACATCCTGAGTTGTTCAGCGGCCTGGTCTGGTCGGGCGAGCAGGCCAAGGCGCTGGGCTTGGTGGATGGGCTGGGCAGTGCCAGCTATGTGGCACGTGAGATTGTTGGCGAGAAGGAGCTGGTGGACTTTACCGTTCAGGAATCGCCTTTCGATCGCTTCTCCAAGCGCGTAGGTGCCAGCGTGGCTGAGCACCTGGCGATGTGGATGGGGTTCCAGGGGCCGCAGTTGCGTTGAGTTCGGCGTGCATTTTGCGGTGCCTGTGAGATCGAGCGCCGTCCGTGCGGCGCTTCGCGGGGCAAGCCCGCTCCCACATTTGTTTTGGGCCGTTCAGTCCTGAGCCATTGGTGCGCGCCCCCTTGGAGGTACGACGCGATATCGTGTCATGCGCCAAAGGGTCCGCGCGCCAATGGTGACAGGAGAAATTGGCCTGAAACAGATGTGGGAGCGGGCTTGCCCCGCGAAGCGCCGCGCGGGCGGCGCTCGGTCTCACAGGCGCAGAAAATCTCGAGCCAGGCTCAAGGGACAACCACCCCCTCCCGGGTCAACATATCCACCAACCGAATCAACGGCAGCCCGATCAGGCTGGTCGAATCGCACCCATGGGTCCTCTGAAACAAACTCACCCCCAGCCCCTCCGCCTTGAAGCTCCCCGCGCAATCCAGTGGTTGTTCCGCCGCCACATAGCGTTCCACCCGCTCGCGGCTCAGCTCGCGCATCGTCACGGTAAACGGCACGCAATCCACCTGGCAGTGCCCGGTGGCGCTGTTCAGCAGTGCCAGCCCGGTCAGAAAACTCACCTGCTGACCGCTGCACTCCAGCAGTTGCTCGCAAGCCCGCTCGAAGGTGTGCGGCTTGCCCAGTACCTGTTCGCCCAGCACCGCAACCTGGTCCGAGCCGATGATCAGGTGCCCGGGGTGGCTGCCCGCCAATACCTCGGCCTTTTGCCTGGCCAGTCGGCGCACCAGGTCCACGGCGGGCTCGTCATCCTGTCGCTGTTCGTCTATATCAGGGCTTGCCCAGGTGAAGGGCAGGCGCAGGCGTGTGAGCAGTTCGCGGCGGTAGGCAGAGCTGGAAGCCAGTAACAAAGGAAGCATGGTAGACTCCGGGTTCGGTTGAACCAATCCTATCACGCACGATGCCGCCTAATTTCCTTTGACAGGGGCGGGGGGCATCCCTAGAATGCTGCGCCTATGTTGAATGACCCGATTCCACCTCACGTTGACCCGCGCAAATTAGCCGATCGTGGCGTAACCCTTAACGGTTCGCTGCAACTCGCTGATTTGGAAAGACTCTGCGACCCGCTTTCCGACAATGTCGGTACGGTGCAGGCGAAGTTCGATTTTGAACGAGATGAGCAGCACGTAGTGGTTATCCACACCGAGCTGAACGTCGAGGTCAAGATGGTTTGCCAGCGTTGTCTTGAGCTGGTCACCCTGCCGATCTACAGCGAATGTACATACGCTGTGGTGAAGGAGGGTGCGAATACCCAGTCGTTGCCGAAAGGCTATGACGTGCTGGAACTGGGCGAAGATCCTTTGGATCTGCAGGCATTGGTCGAGGAAGAGCTTCTGCTCGCCTTGCCAATCGTGCCTGCTCACCATCCGGAAGAATGCCAGCAGCCGGCGGGCGCAGACGAGCCCGAATCGAGCAAGGACGAGGTATCGCGGTCCAACCCGTTCAGTGTTTTGGCGCAGTTAAAGCGTGACCCAAACGTTTAGGAGTTAATCAATTATGGCTGTTCAGCAGAACAAAAAATCCCGCTCTGCCCGTGACATGCGCCGTTCGCACGACGCCCTGTCGGAAAACGCGCTGTCGGTAGAAAAGACCACCGGTGAAATTCACCTGCGTCACCACGTTTCGCCAGAAGGCGTATACCGTGGTCGTAAAGTGATCGATAAGGGCGCTGACGAGTAATCCTTGTCTGCTCAGATCATCGCGATCGACGCAATGGGCGGGGACTTCGGT from Pseudomonas fortuita carries:
- the rpmF gene encoding 50S ribosomal protein L32 gives rise to the protein MAVQQNKKSRSARDMRRSHDALSENALSVEKTTGEIHLRHHVSPEGVYRGRKVIDKGADE
- a CDS encoding S49 family peptidase yields the protein MADEWKAPEAEPEEREGRKSWQLLEKTLLASVQEQRRARRWGIFFKLLTFIYLFGFLALFTPLMDFDKAASRSASHTALVEVRGVIADQEAASADNIVKSLREAFKDSKTKAVVMRINSPGGSPVQAGYVYDEIRRLRAEYPAIKLYAVIADLGASGAYYIASAADEIYADKASLVGSIGVTAAGYGFVGTMEKLGVERRAYTSGEHKAFLDPFSPEKPEETRFWQGVLDTTHQQFIAMVKQGRGERLKDKEHPELFSGLVWSGEQAKALGLVDGLGSASYVAREIVGEKELVDFTVQESPFDRFSKRVGASVAEHLAMWMGFQGPQLR
- a CDS encoding YceD family protein, which encodes MLNDPIPPHVDPRKLADRGVTLNGSLQLADLERLCDPLSDNVGTVQAKFDFERDEQHVVVIHTELNVEVKMVCQRCLELVTLPIYSECTYAVVKEGANTQSLPKGYDVLELGEDPLDLQALVEEELLLALPIVPAHHPEECQQPAGADEPESSKDEVSRSNPFSVLAQLKRDPNV
- a CDS encoding Maf family protein — protein: MLPLLLASSSAYRRELLTRLRLPFTWASPDIDEQRQDDEPAVDLVRRLARQKAEVLAGSHPGHLIIGSDQVAVLGEQVLGKPHTFERACEQLLECSGQQVSFLTGLALLNSATGHCQVDCVPFTVTMRELSRERVERYVAAEQPLDCAGSFKAEGLGVSLFQRTHGCDSTSLIGLPLIRLVDMLTREGVVVP